From a single Lytechinus pictus isolate F3 Inbred unplaced genomic scaffold, Lp3.0 scaffold_19, whole genome shotgun sequence genomic region:
- the LOC129260027 gene encoding solute carrier family 35 member G1-like — MDMSLLFSGYLFNIKSQSQRYNRVSAVSDRLISKHGWVMPVAQAIVIHISVPDDQVKSKGTFSSIKKKRQSLMMLKARQVESKRKHIDYREVDAEAGHHETLLTWRTLIRKAYRHRGIIWVVLSVCITAGFSLCIKFLEGSVPASQGLVIRGLVQAMFSLPYLVFHKVSLRFPLRVFLLIILRGLVGSLCFFLNYFAIQSLSVGTAKALAYSSPLFTGIFGRACLGERCSVPIVFFAFLTVIAVTLVVQPPFIFGADVESYNAIGLICAIIGAVVLAANTIVLRFTQIFRVDVHAVIVVYGIISALCGATTATVVGDWTNPQCGLDRTLVIGMAVTGFFEQLTVTLALKTETALVVSIIRTNEVFLCFALDVFIFGIVPNVWTIVGAILVVGSSIGMTISAHQMNKRRLKERDVNVSFEEKEMDHEN; from the coding sequence ATGGATATGAGTTTACTATTTTCCGGTTATCTGTTCAATATCAAATCGCAATCGCAACGTTATAACAGAGTGTCTGCAGTCTCAGACCGGTTAATAAGTAAGCATGGCTGGGTCATGCCCGTTGCACAGGCTATTGTTATCCACATATCTGTACCAGATGATCAAGTGAAATCAAAGGGTACCTTTTCGTCAATCAAAAAGAAGAGGCAGTCTCTCATGATGCTCAAAGCAAGGCAGGTCGAGTCAAAGAGAAAGCACATCGACTACCGTGAGGTAGATGCTGAAGCAGGACACCATGAAACTTTATTGACATGGAGAACCTTAATCAGGAAGGCATACCGTCATCGAGGTATTATCTGGGTCGTCTTGTCCGTATGCATCACGGCAGGCTTCTCTCTATGTATCAAGTTTTTGGAAGGTAGTGTGCCAGCTAGCCAAGGTTTGGTTATCCGAGGATTAGTCCAAGCCATGTTCTCCTTACCTTATCTGGTATTTCACAAGGTATCATTGCGATTCCCTCTCAGGGTGTTCTTGTTGATCATCTTACGAGGTCTCGTCGGATCTCTCTGTTTCTTCTTGAACTACTTCGCGATACAGTCTCTCTCCGTTGGAACAGCGAAAGCACTGGCGTACAGTTCTCCCCTCTTTACAGGCATCTTCGGTCGTGCATGTCTAGGTGAACGGTGTTCGGTTCCAATAGTCTTCTTCGCTTTCCTCACGGTAATCGCTGTCACCCTTGTGGTCCAACCACCGTTCATATTCGGAGCCGACGTCGAGAGTTACAACGCCATTGGTCTGATATGCGCGATCATAGGAGCTGTCGTTCTGGCCGCTAACACAATCGTCCTGAGATTTACCCAGATATTTCGCGTTGACGTCCATGCAGTTATAGTTGTATATGGTATCATATCTGCTCTTTGTGGCGCCACCACGGCAACGGTCGTCGGGGACTGGACGAACCCTCAGTGTGGACTAGACCGTACGTTGGTTATCGGAATGGCAGTGACTGGATTCTTTGAACAGTTGACAGTTACTCTTGCTCTAAAGACAGAAACTGCGTTAGTTGTATCAATCATCAGAACTAATGAAGTATTCCTATGCTTTGCCCTCGATGTCTTTATTTTTGGCATCGTACCCAACGTATGGACCATTGTTGGAGCGATTCTGGTCGTTGGGAGTTCTATTGGTATGACAATATCGGCCCATCAAATGAACAAGCGACGGCTCAAGGAGAGGGATGTGAATGTTTCTTTTGAAGAAAAGGAAATGGATCATGAAAACTGA